The following are from one region of the Chromobacterium phragmitis genome:
- a CDS encoding ABC transporter ATP-binding protein gives MSTLTLKQALPLAAAPAPAALDLPRLSGDGLRLGYRQRVICERLNLRIPDGAFTVVIGPNGCGKSTLLRSLSRLLKPLDGQVRLDGRDIHSQPAKAVARQLGLLPQSAVAPDGITVADLVARGRYPHQSLLRQWSREDENAVNEALKATGTAELADRLVDELSGGQRQRAWVAMALAQQTPLLLLDEPTTYLDIAHQIELLELFRTLNRDGGRTLVAVLHDINHACRYATHLIAMKDGRIVAEGAPSRIVSAELIEQVFGLPCLIIEDPVSHTPMVIPR, from the coding sequence ATGAGCACGCTCACGCTGAAACAAGCCCTCCCCCTCGCCGCCGCCCCCGCGCCGGCCGCCCTGGACCTGCCGCGGCTGTCCGGCGACGGCCTGCGCTTGGGCTACCGCCAGCGCGTGATCTGCGAGCGGCTGAACCTGCGCATACCCGATGGCGCCTTCACCGTGGTCATCGGCCCCAACGGATGCGGCAAATCGACATTGCTGCGCAGCCTCAGCCGCCTGCTAAAGCCGCTGGACGGCCAGGTGAGGCTGGACGGCCGCGACATCCACAGCCAGCCGGCCAAGGCGGTGGCCCGCCAATTGGGCCTGTTGCCGCAAAGCGCCGTCGCGCCGGACGGCATCACCGTGGCCGATCTGGTGGCGCGCGGCCGCTATCCTCACCAGAGCCTGCTGCGGCAATGGAGCCGCGAAGACGAAAACGCGGTCAATGAAGCGCTAAAAGCAACCGGCACCGCCGAGCTGGCCGACCGGCTGGTAGACGAGCTGTCAGGCGGCCAGCGCCAGCGCGCCTGGGTGGCGATGGCCCTGGCCCAGCAGACGCCGCTGCTGCTGCTGGACGAACCCACCACCTATCTGGACATCGCCCACCAGATCGAGCTGCTGGAGCTGTTCCGCACTCTCAACCGCGACGGCGGCCGCACGCTGGTGGCGGTGCTGCACGACATCAACCACGCCTGCCGCTACGCCACCCACTTGATCGCAATGAAGGACGGCCGCATCGTCGCCGAAGGCGCGCCGTCGCGTATCGTCAGCGCCGAGCTGATCGAACAGGTGTTCGGCCTGCCCTGCCTGATCATCGAAGACCCGGTCAGCCATACGCCGATGGTGATTCCGCGCTGA
- the fepG gene encoding iron-enterobactin ABC transporter permease, protein MKTTALRLGRPDGRFNLRIHPGRLWPALLMMAACAVLALLSLRAGALHLSVEQVWAALQGQGSRLNVAVVQQWRLPRVAMALVIGAALGMSGAIFQSLLRNPLGSPDVVGFNTGAYTGALLVITTIGGSHFQIAGGALAGGLASAALVYLLAWKRGAQGMRLIIIGIAVSAMLSALNSWLLINASLEAAMSAAIWGAGTLNGMTWSKGLPSALFCLLAMLAALVLKPRMRLLEMGDDCANALGVPAERARLTLMGLGVALIASATAAAGPIAFIALAAPQIAQRLQRARATSPLTAAWTGALLLLAADYAAQHLFYPRQLPVGVVTICIGGLYLLWLLLRQSQGAKP, encoded by the coding sequence CACCCCGGCCGGCTATGGCCGGCGCTGCTGATGATGGCCGCCTGCGCCGTGTTGGCGCTGCTGAGCCTGCGCGCAGGCGCCCTGCATCTGAGCGTTGAGCAAGTGTGGGCCGCACTGCAGGGCCAGGGCAGCCGGCTGAACGTGGCCGTGGTCCAGCAATGGCGGCTGCCGCGGGTGGCGATGGCGCTGGTCATCGGCGCGGCGCTGGGCATGAGCGGCGCCATTTTCCAATCCCTGCTGCGCAATCCCTTGGGCAGCCCGGATGTGGTGGGCTTCAACACCGGCGCTTACACCGGCGCGCTGCTGGTGATCACCACCATAGGCGGCAGCCATTTCCAGATCGCCGGCGGCGCGCTGGCCGGCGGCCTGGCCTCCGCCGCGCTGGTCTACCTGCTGGCCTGGAAGCGCGGCGCGCAAGGCATGCGGCTGATCATCATCGGCATCGCCGTCAGCGCCATGCTGAGCGCGCTCAACAGCTGGCTGCTGATCAACGCCAGCCTGGAAGCGGCGATGAGCGCCGCCATCTGGGGCGCCGGCACGCTGAACGGCATGACCTGGAGCAAAGGCTTGCCCTCGGCGCTGTTCTGCCTGCTGGCGATGCTGGCGGCGCTGGTCTTGAAGCCGCGGATGCGGCTCTTGGAAATGGGCGACGACTGCGCCAACGCGCTGGGCGTGCCCGCCGAGCGCGCCCGGCTGACGCTGATGGGCCTGGGCGTGGCGCTGATCGCCTCCGCCACCGCGGCGGCCGGCCCCATCGCCTTCATCGCGCTGGCGGCGCCGCAGATCGCCCAGCGGCTGCAGCGCGCGCGCGCCACCAGCCCGCTCACCGCCGCCTGGACCGGCGCGCTGCTGCTGCTGGCGGCCGATTACGCCGCCCAGCACCTGTTCTACCCGCGCCAGCTGCCGGTTGGCGTCGTCACCATCTGCATCGGCGGCCTGTATTTGCTGTGGCTGCTGCTGCGCCAAAGCCAAGGCGCGAAACCATGA